One genomic region from Streptomyces sp. NBC_00582 encodes:
- a CDS encoding Flp family type IVb pilin translates to MSDLLLKTVVAAMVRVTEAVRRRTADDRGQTAVEYLGIIAVVVAIVVLIANTNLGQTIVDKLTTQIGKVAP, encoded by the coding sequence ATGAGCGACCTGCTGCTGAAGACCGTCGTCGCGGCCATGGTCCGGGTGACGGAGGCGGTACGGCGCCGCACCGCCGACGACAGGGGGCAGACCGCGGTCGAGTATCTGGGGATCATCGCGGTGGTGGTGGCGATCGTGGTGTTGATCGCGAACACGAATCTGGGCCAGACGATCGTGGACAAGCTCACCACCCAGATCGGCAAGGTGGCCCCCTGA